A stretch of Gossypium hirsutum isolate 1008001.06 chromosome A06, Gossypium_hirsutum_v2.1, whole genome shotgun sequence DNA encodes these proteins:
- the LOC107894609 gene encoding protein HLB1 produces TLQVYSSALKLVCSMLHLPHLKEGNMTAPPVENAIALHRDWKRTEFFLNHEALQQVIKVEQKQVSRSLSGTIAEVTNEENSAIRVEIPDIVSVSSCADLTLPPGAGLCIDTTHGPIFLIANSWESLNGWLDAIRLVYTIYARGKTDVLASIITS; encoded by the exons ACTTTACAGGTTTACAGCAGTGCCTTGAAGCTTGTTTGTTCAATG CTACATTTACCCCATCTCAAAGAGGGAAATATGACTGCACCACCAGTAGAAAACGCAATTGCTCTGCATCGTGATTGGAAGAGAACAGAGTTCTTTTTGAATCATGAAGCACTTCAACAG GTCATCAAAGTCGAGCAGAAACAAGTTTCTCGAAGCCTCTCTGGCACAATTGCAGAAGTAACAAATGAAGAAAACTCAGCTATCAGAGTTGAGATTCCAGATATTGTGTCTGTATCATCATGTGCTGATCTGACTCTACCACCAGGTGCAGGCCTCTGCATTGATACTACCCATGGTCCAATTTTTCTG ATTGCTAACTCATGGGAATCTCTAAACGGATGGCTTGATGCTATCCGCTTAGTTTACACAATTTATGCAAGAGGTAAGACCGATGTTCTTGCCAGTATCATTACAAGCTAA
- the LOC107893939 gene encoding peroxidase A2, whose product MTEEMPSLRCIIATLFFALLLPPGSFPATTLSPSFYDETCPAVFSIIRGIIEQALLSDPRIGASLLRLHFHDCFVNGCDASILLDNSATIESEKEAAPNNNSARGFEVVDAMKIALEFECPGIVSCADILAIAAQEAVNLAGGPSWLVLLGRRDSTAANRTLANLAIPAPFDTLNVLKSKFAAVGLNTSTDLVALSGAHTFGRAQCTILIERLYNFNGTGKADPTLNATYLETLRKVCPEGGNGSVLVNLDPTTPNTFDSNYYTNLQAQEGLLQSDQELFSTSGADTIEIVERFSSNQIAFFESFVVSMLKMGNISPVTGTEGEIRLSCRRVNMDYTSSNKWSSS is encoded by the exons ATGACCGAGGAAATGCCTTCTCTCCGATGTATAATAGCAACCCTTTTCTTCGCCCTTTTGCTCCCTCCAGGATCCTTTCCAGCCACCACATTAAGTCCATCATTTTATGATGAAACATGCCCCGCGGTATTTAGCATCATTCGAGGAATCAtcgaacaagctttgctctctgaTCCTAGGATTGGTGCCAGCCTTCTTAGGCTTCACTTCCATGACTGCTTTGTTAAT GGCTGTGATGCATCGATTTTATTGGACAACAGCGCTACCATAGAAAGCGAGAAAGAAGCTGCGCCGAATAATAACTCAGCAAGAGGATTTGAGGTTGTCGATGCCATGAAGATCGCACTAGAATTTGAGTGTCCAGGCATCGTTTCCTGTGCTGATATTCTAGCTATTGCAGCTCAAGAGGCTGTCAATCTG GCGGGAGGTCCTTCATGGCTAGTTCTATTGGGAAGAAGGGATAGCACAGCAGCAAATCGAACACTGGCCAATTTAGCTATTCCAGCTCCCTTTGACACTCTTAATGTTCTCAAGTCCAAGTTTGCAGCCGTGGGGCTCAATACCAGTACCGATCTGGTTGCACTTTCAG GTGCTCACACATTTGGACGGGCTCAATGTACAATTCTCATTGAACGATTATATAATTTCAATGGTACCGGAAAAGCAGACCCGACATTGAACGCAACATACTTAGAGACGCTACGCAAAGTATGCCCTGAAGGCGGAAATGGTAGTGTTTTGGTGAATTTAGATCCTACAACACCTAATACATTCGACAGTAACTACTACACTAATCTTCAAGCTCAAGAAGGACTGCTCCAAAGTGATCAAGAGCTGTTTTCTACTAGTGGAGCTGATACCATTGAAATTGTGGAGAGGTTCAGCAGCAATCAAATTGCTTTCTTTGAAAGCTTTGTGGTTTCCATGCTAAAAATGGGAAATATCAGTCCAGTAACAGGTACGGAAGGAGAGATTAGATTGAGTTGTAGAAGGGTTAATATGGATTATACAAGTTCAAACAAATGGAGCTCTAGCTAA